A stretch of Pseudochaenichthys georgianus chromosome 2, fPseGeo1.2, whole genome shotgun sequence DNA encodes these proteins:
- the slc19a1 gene encoding reduced folate transporter produces MVADDTAGSGDRSEGEKEMDLKEDGDVEMVVPASEGPSPREGPTEAAVEPRKWKWAVIFLCFFGFMCSIKPGEPFITPYLLSTEKNFTRQEVTNEITPVLTYSYMVVLVPAFLLTDLLRYKPVLIIQGISQVAIWILLLLGTTLLQMQFMEFFYGITMACRVAYSSYIFSMVSPALYQRVAGYSRTAVLMGVFTSSVLGQLFISVGRVSFYTLNAISIGFVSFSLMLSMFLPWPKRSLFFNRTQNQEQKEVAAKSEVAAMNPKEKPKSRWRDSVLPQMLLELRNVVRRPNLRLWSLWWIFNSTGYYLVLFYVHILWNKVYPATENKNIYNGGVEAASTLLSAITSCAAGFVTIRWNVWSELVIGVITALQAALLLLMGTTDNIWICYAAYVLFRGFYQCLVPIATFQIASSLNKELCALVFGINTFFGTILKSIINLIFADKRGLGLDVHSQFLVYFVYFTILTVVYLVCAAVVIIRHYRNEAREGAGADKQATPTELSPVTADSEVEPLSNGNSAKA; encoded by the exons ATGGTCGCTGATGACACAGCAGGGAGTGGGGACAGATCAGAGGGGGAAAAAGAGATGGACTTGAAGGAAGATGGAGACGTGGAGATGGTCGTCCCTGCTTCCGAGGGCCCGTCTCCCCGCGAGGGTCCCACAGAGGCAGCCGTAGAGCCAAGGAAGTGGAAATGGGCTGTAATATTCCTGTGTTTCTTTGGGTTTATGTGCTCGATAAAGCCCGGGGAGCCTTTCATTACACCATATCTACTCAGTACTGAGAAGAACTTCACAAGGCAAGAG GTGACCAATGAGATCACTCCTGTGCTGACGTACTCCTACATGGTTGTGCTGGTACCGGCCTTCCTGCTGACCGACCTCCTGCGCTACAAGCCGGTCCTGATCATCCAGGGCATCAGTCAGGTGGCCATCTGGATCCTCCTACTGCTGGGCACCACCCTCCTACAGATGCAGTTCATGGAGTTCTTCTACGGTATCACCATGGCGTGCCGCGTGGCGTACTCCTCCTACATCTTCTCCATGGTCAGCCCCGCTCTCTACCAGCGAGTGGCGGGATACTCGCGCACCGCCGTCCTCATGGGGGTGTTCACCAGCTCGGTGCTGGGACAGTTATTCATCTCTGTCGGCCGCGTCAGCTTCTACACCCTCAACGCCATATCTATAGGCTTCGTTAGCTTCAGTCTGATGCTGTCCATGTTCCTCCCCTGGCCTAAACGCTCCCTGTTCTTCAACCGGACACAGAATCAGGAGCAAAAAGAAGTGGCGGCAAAGTCAGAAGTGGCCGCCATGAACCCGAAAGAGAAACCCAAGTCACGCTGGAGGGATTCTGTGTTACCGCAGATGCTGCTGGAgctcagaaatgttgtgaggagGCCCAACCTGAGGCTCTGGTCCCTGTGGTGGATCTTCAACTCCACCGGGTACTACCTGGTCCTGTTCTACGTTCACATCCTGTGGAACAAAGTCTACCCGGCCACGGAGAACAAGAACATTTATAACGGGGGAGTGGAGGCAGCTTCTACCCTGCTGA GTGCAATCACCTCCTGCGCCGCCGGCTTTGTGACGATCCGCTGGAACGTGTGGTCCGAGCTGGTGATCGGCGTCATCACAGCGCTGCAGGCGGCTCTGCTGCTCCTCATGGGAACCACCGACAACATCTGGATCTGCTACGCCGCCTACGTCCTCTTCAGAGGCTTCTACCAGTGCCTGGTGCCCATTGCCAC GTTCCAGATAGCCTCGTCTCTCAACAAGGAGCTGTGTGCCTTAGTGTTTGGCATCAACACGTTTTTTGGGACCATCCTGAAGAGCATCATCAACCTCATATTTGCTGACAAGAGAGGCCTGGGGCTGGACGTTCACTCTCAG TTCCTGGTGTACTTCGTTTACTTCACCATCCTCACCGTGGTCTACCTGGTCTGCGCCGCTGTGGTCATCATCCGTCACTATAGAAACGAGGCCAGGGAAGGGGCCGGGGCCGACAAACAGGCCACGCCCACAGAGCTCAGCCCGGTGACTGCGGACTCAGAGGTAGAACCTTTATCTAACGGCAACAGTGCCAAAGCTTAA
- the LOC117459108 gene encoding cell adhesion molecule CEACAM1-like, with product MWPPVFSMIVAGVLCVFPAVVSANSEIKLYKQVGDDVVLNSGCGNIMEISWKNGVNIAIEWDGTNIDSYGHFEVRGALNTATGEMTLRELTLNDSGLYTAEMKEVACKYPTRLIVILPVPKPTVSKTCDEEMTECTLTCDAIITNAEPVEYVWNSDHSVTTPVINITKEESSSTFECWLNNPVSQQHSKPFPNPFTRKVNMSAGLTVLIVLLGAVILTAIIHRIKAGMWFFAKASMPWEADFWRKHERPQTAESNGTAAQEGSAEEGTPMKPNDEA from the exons AGATCAAACTCTACAAGCAGGTGGGCGATGACGTTGTCCTCAATTCGGGCTGCGGGAACATCATGGAGATATCGTGGAAAAACGGGGTTAACATCGCCATCGAATGGGATGGAACAAATATTGACTCGTATGGCCATTTCGAAG tGCGTGGTGCCCTGAACACTGCAACTGGAGAGATGACGCTCAGAGAACTGACTCTTAATGACAGTGGATTATACACAGCAGAAATGAAAGAAGTGGCCTGCAAGTATCCAACACGTCTCATAGTCATCC TTCCCGTTCCTAAACCCACTGTTAGTAAAACATGTGACGAAGAGATGACCGAATGTACGTTGACCTGCGATGCAATCATCACCAACGCTGAGCCGGTCGAATATGTATGGAATTCAGATCATTCTGTTACAACTCCTGTGATAAACATTACAAAG GAAGAAAGTTCAAGCACGTTTGAATGTTGGCTGAACAACCCGGTCAGTCAACAGCACAGCAAACCGTTTCCAAACCCTTTCACTC GAAAGGTGAACATGTCCGCAGGACTCACAGTCCTCATCGTTCTGCTGGGAGCTGTGATCCTGACCGCTATCATTCATAGAATTAAAGCAG GGATGTGGTTCTTTGCAAAAG CATCCATGCCATGGGAAGCAG ACTTCTGGAGGAAGCACGAGAGACCAC AAACTGCTGAATCTAATGGCACCGCTGCTCAAGAGGGATCAGCAGAAG AGGGAACACCGATGAAACCAAATGACGAAGCATGA
- the LOC117459082 gene encoding C-X-C chemokine receptor type 1-like, which yields MSLDFNYEEVFPNYTIHENHTPYVVDPNTLSCETEPLPATPALTLCLILIAIFLLAIPGNLLVGWVIGTSRGALTPSDLYLFHLTIADGLMALTIPFWAIALLKGWIFGDFLCKFLNLVFDANFYTSILFLACISVDRYLVIVHASENVGTRQRKSSRLLCVVVWACSWVLALPALFNDAFKQASDSERMLCHETFDIGSATSWRNVTHGFRHIFGFLLPLFVMIYCYSVTIAKVLQSRGFRKHRAMKVIIAVVVVFLLCWMPYHTTMIVDILMRTDLISFDCALRMSVNQALVITNSLALFHSCINPVLYAFVGEKFRKKMMQLFQKTNRQERVSRTSRSTSQTSEGNGAIL from the coding sequence ATGTCGCTCGACTTTAACTATGAGGAAGTATTTCCGAATTATACCATCCATGAAAATCACACGCCCTACGTTGTGGATCCAAATACGTTATCATGTGAGACAGAACCGCTGCCTGCGACACCAGCTCTCACGCTGTGTCTCATCCTCATAGCCATCTTTTTACTGGCCATACCGGGGAACCTGTTGGTTGGATGGGTGATCGGCACCAGCAGAGGGGCGCTGACTCCATCGGACTTGTACTTGTTCCACCTGACGATAGCAGACGGTCTGATGGCCCTCACCATCCCGTTCTGGGCCATCGCATTGCTTAAAGGATGGATCTTTGGGGACTTCCTGTGCAAGTTCCTCAACCTCGTCTTTGATGCAAACTTCTACACCAGCATCCTCTTCCTGGCCTGCATTAGCGTCGACCGTTATCTGGTGATCGTGCACGCGAGTGAGAACGTCGGGACTCGACAGAGGAAGAGCAGCCGGCTCTTGTGCGTGGTGGTTTGGGCCTGCAGTTGGGTCCTCGCTCTTCCCGCTCTTTTCAACGACGCCTTCAAGCAAGCCTCGGACTCAGAGAGGATGCTCTGCCACGAAACCTTTGACATCGGCAGCGCCACCTCATGGAGGAATGTCACACACGGTTTCCGCCATATTTTTGGCTTTTTGCTCCCTCTGTTTGTGATGATATATTGCTACAGCGTCACCATCGCCAAGGTGCTGCAAAGTCGAGGTTTCCGGAAGCACCGGGCCATGAAGGTCATCATAGCTGTGGTGGTGGTGTTCCTGCTGTGCTGGATGCCGTACCACACGACCATGATTGTGGACATCCTCATGAGGACGGATCTGATTAGTTTTGACTGTGCTTTGAGGATGTCAGTTAACCAGgctttggtgataacaaacagCCTGGCTCTGTTCCACAGCTGCATCAACCCTGTCCTCTACGCCTTCGTGGGAGAGAAGTTCAGGAAGAAGATGATGCAGCTTTTTCAGAAGACAAACAGACAGGAGCGGGTGTCTAGGACCAGCAGGTCCACATCGCAGACCTCAGAAGGCAACGGAGCTATTCTCTAA
- the LOC117459090 gene encoding C-X-C chemokine receptor type 2-like → MSLDFNYEEVFPNYTIHENHTPYVVDPNTLSCETEPLPATPALTLCLILIAIFLLAIPGNLLVGWVIGTSRGALTPSDLYLFHLTIADGLMALTIPFWAIALLKGWIFGDFLCKFLNLVFDANFYTSILFLACISVDRYLVIVHASENVGTRQRKSSRLLCVVVWACSWVLALPALFNDAFKQASDSERMLCHENFDIGSATSWRNVTHGFRLIFGFLLPLFVMIYCYSVTIAKVLQSRGFRKHRAMKVIIAVVVVFLLCWMPYHTTMIVDILMRTDLISFDCALRMSVNQALVITNSLALFHSCINPVLYAFMGEKFRKKTMQLFQQTNRQERVSRTSRSTSQTSEGNGAIL, encoded by the coding sequence ATGTCGCTCGACTTTAACTATGAGGAAGTATTTCCGAATTATACCATCCATGAAAATCACACGCCCTACGTTGTGGATCCAAATACGTTATCATGTGAGACAGAACCGCTGCCTGCGACACCAGCTCTCACGCTGTGTCTCATCCTCATAGCCATCTTTTTACTGGCCATACCGGGGAACCTGTTGGTTGGATGGGTGATCGGCACCAGCAGAGGGGCGCTGACTCCATCGGACTTGTACTTGTTCCACCTGACGATAGCAGACGGTCTGATGGCCCTCACCATCCCGTTCTGGGCCATCGCATTGCTTAAAGGATGGATCTTTGGGGACTTCCTGTGCAAGTTCCTCAACCTCGTCTTTGATGCAAACTTCTACACCAGCATCCTCTTCCTGGCCTGCATTAGCGTCGACCGTTATCTGGTGATCGTGCACGCGAGTGAGAACGTCGGGACTCGACAGAGGAAGAGCAGCCGGCTCTTGTGCGTGGTGGTTTGGGCCTGCAGTTGGGTCCTCGCTCTTCCCGCTCTTTTCAACGACGCCTTCAAGCAAGCCTCGGACTCAGAGAGGATGCTCTGCCACGAAAACTTTGACATCGGCAGCGCCACCTCATGGAGGAATGTCACACACGGTTTCCGCCTTATTTTTGGCTTTTTGCTCCCTCTGTTTGTGATGATATATTGCTACAGCGTCACCATCGCCAAGGTGCTGCAAAGTCGAGGTTTCCGGAAGCACCGGGCCATGAAGGTCATCATAGCTGTGGTGGTGGTGTTCCTGCTGTGCTGGATGCCGTACCACACGACCATGATTGTGGACATCCTCATGAGGACGGATCTGATTAGTTTTGACTGTGCTTTGAGGATGTCAGTTAACCAGgctttggtgataacaaacagCCTGGCTCTGTTCCACAGCTGCATCAACCCTGTCCTCTACGCCTTCATGGGAGAGAAGTTCAGGAAGAAGACGATGCAGCTTTTTCAGCAGACAAACAGACAGGAGCGGGTGTCTAGGACCAGCAGGTCCACATCGCAGACCTCAGAAGGCAACGGAGCTATTCTCTAA